The nucleotide window TCTCTACCGCATTTTCTTCCGGATCGACATGTACTGTTCCTCGGGAAGCAGCAACCAGTTCGTCACGGCCTTGACCCCATCGACCCCCGCTGCGGCCTTTTCGGCATGACGGCGTTCCGGCTCTCCCGAGACGACTCCTAGGAGGACGACCCGCCCGTCCAAGACCTCGACATGCACCCGACTCTTCACGACGCCCGGTTCCAGCGCGATGGCCGACACGACCTGGGCCTTCAGCGAGACATCCGAGGCCTTGTCCGACACGGTGTTGCCCTCGGCGCTCGGCGCCGTCACCGGCAAGTAGCCCTCCACAGATCGCAGACCTTGAACATGCCGGGCCGTCTTCAATACCGCTGCAGCTTGCTCCGGACTGTCCACATGACCGACCAGATAGCCTCGCTCCATGAAGACAAAGATCGACAAAGTCAGGCCGGACAGTCCCTGCTCCGCCACCAGCGCCTCATGGATGTGGAGCTTATGCGCATCGTCATGCGCGATCGTCCTAGGACTCAGCTCGCTCTGCGCCGCTTCGAGCATGGCCTTGTACTTGCCGCCGCCGCAGCCAGGCAGGGAGACAACAGCCACGACCAGGCCGAACGAGCAGAGCCACTGCACGTCACATTTCATCCATCACCGCATGGTTGTCCTCTGTCCCGTTCGGGTCGCATGAGGATCAACAGCCTGCCGCCGAACAGGATGTTCCGCAAGTGGGGCACGCGTTTGGTCATGGCGTCACGGACAAGCATCGGCATCTCCAGGCTTCGACAGGCTGAACCGTCACGTTCCTCTCGGGCCGCATGTCAATTCAGGTCGCTATCCTTCCAATATTTTGTCCCGTACAGCATCGCCTGCCCCATCACCCCGTTCTTGGTCATTTGGTACACTTCCACTCCCTGGAACAATTGGACATTCTCTTCTCCGGCCGTTGCGAGCTTCTCCTCGTGACGCATCGCCATCCCCTGGTCTCCCGATTGGGCCTCCGCGCCGGCCTTTCCGGTGAACTCGATCCCCGTATCGACGAACTTTTGAAAGGCGTCCTTGTCATGGAAGATCATCACGGCCCTGAAGTCCGAGACTCCCAATCCGACACCACCCCCTACTTCGAGCATCTTCATAAAGATTTCCTTCTTGGTGGCGTTGTCCACCGCCACGCCGTATCCGTTACCGCTGCCGACCATGAAGATCTTGACATTCATGTTGCTGAAGACTGCGTAGCCGGCCGCCTTTTCCAGCCTAGCCTGGACGCCCGGTTTCTCCTTGTACAGATCCGCAAGCGTCTGGCGCTGCATGTCGCGGATGTTCGCCCGTTTCTCTTCCGCGCTATCCCCCTTCGCGCCGAAAAATCCTGTGAGCGCGACGAAAGAGGTAACGGCGCAAACCGATACTATCGCGGCCCTGGCCCATTGTGGCATCATCATATTGCCCTCCCCTTTTCGATCGACCGTCCGCAACGCTGCTCGGTCGGAAAGACTTGTTTCCTATCACTTTGCATATCCACTCCGGTCACCTGCTCCTCCAGTCGGCGTCGAATGGAGCGCATGGTGAGAATTGTAAACTTCTGCTTAAGATTTCTCATCCTGACCAGAGACGGGCGGGAGGTCAGCTTGCCATCAGCAGCACTGCCGTTGGTCATTCCCGCGGAAGCGGGAATCCAGCCACGGACTTCTCCCCAGCATATTGTCTGGATCGAGGACTGGATGCCCACTTTCGCGGACATGAAGCAACGGGTAGTTGACCCTCTGCTCAAATTTGTGAAACTTCTCTCGAATAGATTCCCCCGCCTTTACAGGCGGGGTTCTCTCAGAATTCAAGCTGCGCTTGTCCCGCGTCTTCCTTCCCTTGGCGGGCGACATACCGCCTGATAATCTCTTCTGTAATCCCGACCGTGGACACAAAGTACCCGGTTGACCAGATGCCGCCGCGATCCCAATACACCTTATCCAAAAACCGAAATTTCTCTCGCAGCCTCCGGCTTGTGTTCTTCTTGATCGTCTCCACGGCAAAACTCACGCTGTACCTCGGTGGGATCACCATGTGCACATGCATATGATCCTTGTCGATTCCTATCTCCGTGAAGTGCCAGTCAGGATAATACTTCTGGACTTCCCGTAGCTTCATCCGCAAATACGCCGCCACGCCCTCGACAAGGATCTTGCGGCGGTATCTGGTCACCCACACAATGTGGTACTGCGTTTTGTAGACCGTGTGCGCCGCTGTGTGCAGTTTCACGCATCCCAGTCTACCGGAAGACGCGGGACCCTGCTCACACCCCCGCCTTTACAGGCGGGGACCTCCCGCTGGATTAGAACTTAAACCCAATGTCGAGCTTGAACGTCGTAAAGCCTGGAATTCCTGTATTGGATATATCGATCCACTGTTGCCTCACCCCACCGCGGATCAAGAGATACCTATTGATGTCCCAACGCAACCCACCCCCCAGACCATAGGTCATAAAGGTACCGGATTTTGTAGGTTGCGCGGTGCCGCAAATATAGCCGAACCACGGATCCCAGTAGCATCCGGAGACCGGCGGACCATCGGCGATATCCGTGTTGATGTATGTGCCGGCCAGACTCCCTTCGACGTAGGGAGTCAGGGGACGGGCGAGCAGGTTGTAGGTAAGGACGGCGCCGAAAGTGTTCATCTGCAGGCTGCCGCTGATGTTACGAGCGGGGCCGGAATTCCCGGGAGCCGGTTGCACGACCGCCTGATAGTCCGGCTGGGTCCAGGAAAAGTAGCCGGCCAGGTTGAGGTGTTCGGTGAAGTTATAGCCGATCTGCAATCCAAATCCCCACGTATCGTTGACCTTCGCGGTAGTGCCTCCGTCGAACCCCAGATTCTTGGCCAATGTGTATTGTGGGGAGAGGAGGACCTCCCACCGTCCTTTACGGATCGGCTCGTCTCGCACAAGCTCGCCGGCAAACGTGAAAGGAAGCGGGCAGATCACGCCCATGGACGCGAGGACCACAAGCCCGGCGATGGGACGAATGCTTCTCGTAGCCTTTACTCCAGGTTGTCCGATAATCCTTCAGCTTGCCCCTATTCGACTACTCGATTTCTGAGCGCAACCACACAGGCACCGGCGCACACTGATACGATCACGGCCCTGGCCCATCGTGGCATCATCAGATTGTCCCCCTCTCGTTTTGTCGTTGCTGTCACTGGTCGAACGGGAAGATGCGCTTCCAATCCTTTTTCATATCCACGACCGTCCAGCCCTTCGCATTCGCCTCGTCCAGGGCCTTGTCCAGTTTGCCGACATGGGACGCGCGGTCATAGGCCCACTCGCGCTCCGCATTCGTATGATGGACCAGTCCCATGAATCGGGCGCTGGACCCGGCGGCCGTCCACTGCAACATCTGATGATCCCCGTCTGAATTGCCGAACGCGAACACCGGTCGCCGGCCGATGAATTTCTGAATGCCGACCGGCTTCCCCTCCTTGTCGTCGATAAAATCCACGGCAGGCAGCTTCAACAGCACCGGCTTGCCGTTGCGCATCTCGAACTTCTGCTTTCCTGTACTGCCCACGACCTGCTCAGGGGCGATACCATACACCCTTTCAACCCAGGCACGCATGAATTCCACGCCGCCGCCGGACGCGATGAAGGTCTTGAATCCGTTCCCTCGCAGGTAGCTCAGCAGCTCGATCATCGGCTGGTACACAACCTCTGTGTAGGGCCGCTTGAATCGCGAATGCTTCGCTGTGGCAAGCCAGTCCTTGACGGTCGCTTCGAATTCGTCCGTCGTCATCCCTGCATGGGACACGGCCATCACGTCTAAGATCGCCTTCTCCCCTCCCGCGGCGAAGGCCTTCCTGTCGCCTTCGAGCAAGGCCTTGAAGGGCTGCTTTTGTTTCCACTCCGGATGTTTCGGCGCCAGGGCCTTGACGCGGTCGAGCGCGAATTGCAACTGAAAATAGATCGGCTGCTCGGCCCAGAGCGTGCCATCGTTATCGAAGACCGCGATACGTTCCGCTGGAGGGATGAAATCAGGGCCGCCGTCCTTCGTCACGCGAGCCACAAATTCCGTGATCGTCTTTTTGACCTGACCGTCGTTCCAGGAGGGGAGAGGATCGTCCGCTGCCTTCGCCACCACGCTCGCCAGCGCAATCGTAAGAGTCGCCAGGATCAGAGTCAGGAGCGCTCTCGATGCTTTCATTGTTCCTCCATTCCTTTTGCATATCCTCTTTTCATCTCTTCTATGCGTCTCTTACCGGCCAAATCTGCTTGACCTATGACGCGGCACGTAATAGACTGATCGAGAATGATCTGCTCCTTTCGATCTCAGGAGACCGAAGCCCTGTTCGCCGACGTGGAAGTCCCTCGGTTTCGGAGTATTGAGCGAATTGCGCGTAGGAAGCTGCTGTACCTGCATCGCGCGCGGTCGCTGCAGGACCTGCAGGTTCCTCCGGGAAACCGTCTTGAGGCGCTGAAAGGAGACCGCAAGGGGCAACACAGTATCCGCATCAATGACAAGTGGCGACTTTGCTTTATCTGGAGGCAAGGGGATGCCCACGAGGTCGAGATTGTCGATTACCATTGAGGTGTGACGATGGCGCGCACAAGATTGCTCGATCCTATTCATCCTGGTGAGATTCTGCTGGAAGAATTCATGAAACCCCTGGGGGTTAGTATCAATCGGCTCGCTCGTGAGATCGCTGTCCCGCCAGGCCGCATCAGCGCGATCGTCAATGGAAAACGCGCCATTACTGCCGACACGGCGCTTCGGTTGTCCAAGTATTTTGGCGTTTCTTCCGATCTTTGGCTTGGACTCCAGACCGAGTTTGATCTCAGAATCGCGAAACGGACGGTTGGACCTGAGATCGACAAGCGAGTCCACCGCCATGTGGCTTGATCGCATCATTTTCAAACAACAGGGCGCTATTCCTCGTATTATCCTCTCCCCGTGAGGGAAAGGGATGGGCGAGAAACCAGTCCACCAGTAGCACAAGCGCGGTGCGGAGGGAAGGGCGGGCAACTTGACATCATGATGCTCTTGGGTCAGCATCAACGTATGCGTACGACCATGACGCTCGATGACGATGTCGCCGCCAAGCTCAAGGCCGAGGCTCGTCGTTCCGGTCGCTCCTTCCGAGAGACTGTGAATGAGATGCTACGGCGCGGCCTTTCGATAAGGCACAGCCGGTTCTCCAAGGAGCCGTTCAGGGTGGTGACCCGCGACCTGGGAACGCTCTTGCCCGGACTCACCATAGACAATGTCGCCGATGTGCTGGAGCAGGTGGAAGGCCCACTCTATCGATGATCCCCGTTGATGCCAACCTTCGCCTCCATGCCTACCAGCCACGGTCCGACCAGTATGAAGCGAGCAAAGCCTGGCTGGAGAGCACTCTCTCGGGGGCCGAGCTTGTGCGATTTGCTTGGCTCACGCTCTGGGCTTTCCTCAGAATTTCGACGAACCCTCGCGCCTTCGAACGTCCTCTCACCACCTCCGAGGCGGAAGCCGCGGTGGCTGCTTGGCTCTCTCAACCACAGGCAGGAATTCTGGAACCAGGTGACCGTCACTGGGACATTCTCCAAGGACTGATGCGCAAGGGGCAAACTGTCGGGCCGCTCATCATGGATGCTGTGCTCGCATCAATCGCCATCGAGCACGGCGCGACCCTCCACACGACCGATCGCGATTTCTCGCGATTTCCAGGTCTTAAATGGATGAACCCACTGACTCCGAGATAACGCCGGTGCGGGTTTTACTCGATTGAATAGGGTTGCGCCCGCAAGGCGGCAACCGTCGCGGTCGCCGACACGCCCGCGTCGGTCAACACATAGGATGTATATCCCTTCTTCAAGAGATCAGCCGTGCCTCCGCTCCCGGCAGCACCCACGTCGCCCGCCTTGGCCGCCGCTTCAGCCGATGCGCCCGCGTACCACTTGCCGTCCGCAATATCGCGCAGTTTGTCGATGTCCTGGAAGATCATGACGATCTTTTCCACCCGTCCGCCCCAGCCCATACCGAACTGGATCTCGGGAATCCTCAGATAGGACCGCTTGCCCGTCGCTTTGTCCAGCACGACACCGGCCCCGGTCGCCCATCCGATGGTCGGAATCTTCACCACGTCCTGCTCTGCCACCAAATAGCCGACTGACTCTTCCAATTCTTGCTTGGCCTTCGGTTGTTCCTTCACCAGCCGCGCCAACGTCTCTTGCTCGAGCTTGTCGAAGTAGGCGTGCGTCCTCTCCTTACCTCCCACCAAACCGCCCGCGCAGGCGCCAAGCACTCCTATCAACATAATGACCAACGCCGGTTTACCGAGTGCCATTCCTCTTGAAGCGCTCATGCTCTGCTCCCTTCTTCATTGTCGGTGGAGGATCGAGGGGTAGGTAGCACATCTGGGAGCCGGCGGAACTGGAAAAACTGACAGGTTCTGGCGGCCTTTTCAGTATCACCCGATTCACCTTCCCGATTCGCCGGCAGCGAGACCTTGTTGAATCAGGGCACCAGCGGATCGTAGAGGGGCGGCATGACGTTCCAGCCCTGAAACAATACCATTGACATGTTGAGCACATGCAGCTAGGCTGCACCCATGTCCAAGATGATTCAGCTTCGCCACGTACCGGACGACTTGCATCGGAAACTCAAGTCTCGAGCCGCCCTTGCGGGCCTCGCGCTGTCTGACTACCTCATTCAAGAGGTCCGGCGCGTGGCGGAGCGGCCCACGATCACTGAATTGAAAAATCGTCTCGCCCGCCGCCCTTCCGTCGCACTCACAATTTCTCCAGCCAAGGCCGTCCGAGCGGAACGAGAAGGCCGTTGATCGTCGTCGATGCTTCGGTCGTGATCGAGGTATTGTTGAATACCTCTCCTGGAATCCACATTGCCGAACGATTATTCGATCCCGGCGAAACCCTTCACGCACCCCATCTGCTCGATATCGAGGTCGCGCAGGTCCTTCGCCGGTATGAGCGGGCCCGGGAGCTTGACGCCTCCCGTGGACTTCATGCACTGGAAGATCTTGTCGATTTTCCAGTGACTCGATATCCACATGACCTCTTTTTACTCAGGATATGGGAATTGCGTCACAACGTCACCGCCTATGATGCCGCCTATATTGCACTTGCTGAGGCACTTGGAGCACCGCTGTTGACCCGTGATGCGGCGCTGGCCTCGGCTCCTGGACACCATGCGCAAATTGTAATTATTTAACCCGCATTATTCATGACCGCTTCTGCTGCAATCGCGAATTCGCCGCTGCGACGACCTCCGTGGGTTAGCATCCTGTCGATCGGATCGCTCCCTACTCCTTCTCCACGCCCTTCTCGCCCTCCTGCCGGAGCATGGGGAACGCTTTCTCAAGTTTCTGCTTGGCTTTGATCTCACGCAGCGTCTCTTCCATGATGTTCGCCGGGTTGAAGCTCGGCGGGTAGGAACGTGGTGGGAACTCCTTAAACGATGCAACGAACTTCGGTACTGCTTCCATCCCCTGGTAGACCTGGGGGACGTGGTTCATGATCCAGTCCCAGTAGGTGTTGGAGGTGATGTCCGCCCGTTCGAAGGGATCCTGCATGAGGTTATAGATCTTCGTCAGGCGCAGCGTGGTGAACGGTTCACCCCAGACCGCCATCGTGCCTGGCATGCGCTGCTCGGCAAAGCCCAGCTTGTAGTCACCGACGCGCATGGCTACGAGTAGGCCGTCATCATTCGTGTAGAAGAACTTATCTCTGGCACTCTTCACGCCGTTATTGTTCGCCACCGTACCGCTTACATTGCGAAGGAACACGGACTGGTCGTGCCCGTCGAGGTGCACCTTGTAGGTCATCCCGTTGGCGGTGTAACCGTCCAAAAGCTTATTGATCAGACCGGGCTCCCCTGCGATCGAGGCGAGTGTCGGCATCCAGTCGTTGTGGCTCATGAGCTCGTTGGTCACCGTGCCCGGCTTGATCACGGCCGGCCAACGAACCAGGCAGGGCACCCGAAAAGCGCCTTCCCAATTGGTGTTTTTCTCAGAACGAAAGTGCGTCATCGCTCCGTCCGGCCACGTGTTCATGTGGGGGCCGTTGTCGCTGGTGTAGACGACGATCGTATCCTTCGCGATGCCCATGCTGTCCAACGCCTTGAGCAGCGAGCCGATTGTCTCGTCGTGCTCGATCATCCCGTCGATGTACTCGCTATCACCGTGCTGGTACCGGCCTCGATGTTCGGCGCGGACATGCGTGCGCAGATGCATGCGCGTTGAGTTGAACCACACGAAGAACGGTTTGCCTGCGGCGTGCTGCCGCTTCATGTAGTCGATGGCTGCGGCCGATGTTTCGTCGTCGATCGTCTCCATCCGTTTCTTGGTCAACGGGCCGGTATCTTCGATGGTCTGCTTACCGACCTTTCCGAAGCGGGGATCGACGGTCGAGTCATCTTTGTCGGAAGCCTTGAGCTTCAGCACTCCGCGAGGCCCCCACTTGGCTCTGAAGGCAGGGTCTTTCGGATAATCGAGAAGTTCCGGCTCCTCTTCCGCGTTGAGGTGGTAGAGATTGCCGAAGAACTCGTCAAATCCGTTGACCGTCGGCAGGGTCTCGTTGCGGTCGCCGACGTGATTCTTGCCGAACTGGCCGGTGGCGTAGCCCAGATGCTTCATGATCTCGCCGATGGAGGGATCGAGCTGACTCATCCCCATCGGCGCGCCTGGAAAGCCCACCTTGGTGAGGCCCGTGCGGATACCGTGCTGACCCGTGAGGAAGGCCGCGCGGCCGGCAGTGCACGACTGCTCGCCGTAGTAATGAAGGAGCCGGATGCCCTCTCTGGCGATGCGGTCGATGTTAGGCGTTTCGTAGCCCATCAGCCCACCGCTGTAGGCGCTGATGTTGCTGATTCCGACGTCGTCGCCGAAGATGACGAGGATGTTCGGTTTCGTCTCCGCTGCGGCGACGCCGACGAGAGCGAGCGACCAGGCCAAGACGACGCCGTACCCTACCCGCAACAACCCGCGTAACGTGTCAGACGTACTCACGATCCCCTCCTCGTAGTTGGAGTTCACTTCACAGATTCAATGCTGTTGACCTTTCTTGCGCTTTCGTCTACGCCCAACTCGGGCCAGAACATATCACCGTACAGTGATGCCTTGACATCAACCACGGTGAAGCTATGATGCCTCCATGCGCACTACCATCCGCACCGACGACGAACTACTCCGAAAGCTCAAGGACCAGGCGCGCAAGGAAGACACCTCGTTGAACCGCCTCCTTGATCGGACGCTTCGCGCGGGCATGCGGGCATCGCTCAAACCATCCTCGCCGAAACATCGCCACCGGGAGCGGACCCACACGATGGGTTCGCCCAGGATCAAACTCGATAAAGCTCTTACCATAGCCGCGGTACTGGAAAACGAAGAGATCGTCAGGAACGTGCTCGGCCGCAAGCGACACCGATAGTCGTGATGACACGTCATTGTTATGTCAGTTGACCAGATCCGCCTCACTCTCCATGGTGGGCTTCGCCATCGTTGGGATGCGTCGCAGTTCACAATCCTCCATTGACAATGTGACCACCGGTGACTACGATAGATCTATGAAGGTCGTTGGGATCAAACAGCTCAAGGCGAAGCTCTCCGAGTACGTCCGCCTGGTCAAGGGTGGGGAAACGGTGTTGGTGACGGAGCGAGACGAGGTCGTGGCAGAACTCCATCCTGCACGACGGCAGACACCTGCTGCCGGACCCCTGGAGGACGTGTTGGAGGCGCTGGCCGCCTCCGGTGAACTCAGCAGGGCAGCGCAAGCGAAAGGCGACTGGGCGTGGCACAGCCGAGGCCTCGGGCTGACCACGGGTACGGCACAGGCGTTGCTGGATGATCT belongs to Nitrospira sp. and includes:
- a CDS encoding BON domain-containing protein, giving the protein MKCDVQWLCSFGLVVAVVSLPGCGGGKYKAMLEAAQSELSPRTIAHDDAHKLHIHEALVAEQGLSGLTLSIFVFMERGYLVGHVDSPEQAAAVLKTARHVQGLRSVEGYLPVTAPSAEGNTVSDKASDVSLKAQVVSAIALEPGVVKSRVHVEVLDGRVVLLGVVSGEPERRHAEKAAAGVDGVKAVTNWLLLPEEQYMSIRKKMR
- the tnpA gene encoding IS200/IS605 family transposase; translation: MKLHTAAHTVYKTQYHIVWVTRYRRKILVEGVAAYLRMKLREVQKYYPDWHFTEIGIDKDHMHVHMVIPPRYSVSFAVETIKKNTSRRLREKFRFLDKVYWDRGGIWSTGYFVSTVGITEEIIRRYVARQGKEDAGQAQLEF
- a CDS encoding outer membrane beta-barrel protein, with protein sequence MGVICPLPFTFAGELVRDEPIRKGRWEVLLSPQYTLAKNLGFDGGTTAKVNDTWGFGLQIGYNFTEHLNLAGYFSWTQPDYQAVVQPAPGNSGPARNISGSLQMNTFGAVLTYNLLARPLTPYVEGSLAGTYINTDIADGPPVSGCYWDPWFGYICGTAQPTKSGTFMTYGLGGGLRWDINRYLLIRGGVRQQWIDISNTGIPGFTTFKLDIGFKF
- a CDS encoding HAD family hydrolase — its product is MKASRALLTLILATLTIALASVVAKAADDPLPSWNDGQVKKTITEFVARVTKDGGPDFIPPAERIAVFDNDGTLWAEQPIYFQLQFALDRVKALAPKHPEWKQKQPFKALLEGDRKAFAAGGEKAILDVMAVSHAGMTTDEFEATVKDWLATAKHSRFKRPYTEVVYQPMIELLSYLRGNGFKTFIASGGGVEFMRAWVERVYGIAPEQVVGSTGKQKFEMRNGKPVLLKLPAVDFIDDKEGKPVGIQKFIGRRPVFAFGNSDGDHQMLQWTAAGSSARFMGLVHHTNAEREWAYDRASHVGKLDKALDEANAKGWTVVDMKKDWKRIFPFDQ
- a CDS encoding type II toxin-antitoxin system RelE/ParE family toxin: MICSFRSQETEALFADVEVPRFRSIERIARRKLLYLHRARSLQDLQVPPGNRLEALKGDRKGQHSIRINDKWRLCFIWRQGDAHEVEIVDYH
- a CDS encoding HigA family addiction module antitoxin, with protein sequence MARTRLLDPIHPGEILLEEFMKPLGVSINRLAREIAVPPGRISAIVNGKRAITADTALRLSKYFGVSSDLWLGLQTEFDLRIAKRTVGPEIDKRVHRHVA
- a CDS encoding ribbon-helix-helix domain-containing protein produces the protein MRTTMTLDDDVAAKLKAEARRSGRSFRETVNEMLRRGLSIRHSRFSKEPFRVVTRDLGTLLPGLTIDNVADVLEQVEGPLYR
- a CDS encoding type II toxin-antitoxin system VapC family toxin is translated as MIPVDANLRLHAYQPRSDQYEASKAWLESTLSGAELVRFAWLTLWAFLRISTNPRAFERPLTTSEAEAAVAAWLSQPQAGILEPGDRHWDILQGLMRKGQTVGPLIMDAVLASIAIEHGATLHTTDRDFSRFPGLKWMNPLTPR
- a CDS encoding type II toxin-antitoxin system VapC family toxin, giving the protein MIVVDASVVIEVLLNTSPGIHIAERLFDPGETLHAPHLLDIEVAQVLRRYERARELDASRGLHALEDLVDFPVTRYPHDLFLLRIWELRHNVTAYDAAYIALAEALGAPLLTRDAALASAPGHHAQIVII
- a CDS encoding arylsulfatase, whose product is MSTSDTLRGLLRVGYGVVLAWSLALVGVAAAETKPNILVIFGDDVGISNISAYSGGLMGYETPNIDRIAREGIRLLHYYGEQSCTAGRAAFLTGQHGIRTGLTKVGFPGAPMGMSQLDPSIGEIMKHLGYATGQFGKNHVGDRNETLPTVNGFDEFFGNLYHLNAEEEPELLDYPKDPAFRAKWGPRGVLKLKASDKDDSTVDPRFGKVGKQTIEDTGPLTKKRMETIDDETSAAAIDYMKRQHAAGKPFFVWFNSTRMHLRTHVRAEHRGRYQHGDSEYIDGMIEHDETIGSLLKALDSMGIAKDTIVVYTSDNGPHMNTWPDGAMTHFRSEKNTNWEGAFRVPCLVRWPAVIKPGTVTNELMSHNDWMPTLASIAGEPGLINKLLDGYTANGMTYKVHLDGHDQSVFLRNVSGTVANNNGVKSARDKFFYTNDDGLLVAMRVGDYKLGFAEQRMPGTMAVWGEPFTTLRLTKIYNLMQDPFERADITSNTYWDWIMNHVPQVYQGMEAVPKFVASFKEFPPRSYPPSFNPANIMEETLREIKAKQKLEKAFPMLRQEGEKGVEKE
- a CDS encoding type II toxin-antitoxin system Phd/YefM family antitoxin, whose product is MKVVGIKQLKAKLSEYVRLVKGGETVLVTERDEVVAELHPARRQTPAAGPLEDVLEALAASGELSRAAQAKGDWAWHSRGLGLTTGTAQALLDDLRQDRR